The following DNA comes from Candidatus Binataceae bacterium.
GAGGCAGTCGAGGAAGCGGCCTCGCGCAAGGATTCGAACTATGCGCTGGGCTCGGTGCTCAATCACGTCATCCTACATCAGACCGTGATCGGCCTCGAAGCGCGCAAACAGTTCGAGAAGGTCGGCGACTATCCCGACGTCATCATCGCATGCTGCGGCGGCGGTTCGAACTTCGGCGGCAGCGCGTTTCCGTTCTTCGCCGACAAGGCCGCGGGCAAAAATCTGCGTCTCGTAGCAGTCGAGCCGGCCTCCTGCCCTACCCTGACGCGCGGTCACTACGCTTATGACGCGGGCGACACCGAAGGCCTCACGCCGCTGATGCTGATGTACACGCTGGGGCGCAACTTCGTGCCGCCCGCGATTCACGCCGGGGGACTGCGCTATCACGGCGATTCGCCGCTGGTCTCGCAGCTGCATCATGAAGGATTAGTTGAGGCAGTCGCGGTTGCGCAGCTCGCTACATTCGAGGCCGGCGTTCAGTTTGCACGCACCGAAGGGATCATCCCGGCGCCTGAGGCCAACCACGCCATCCGCGTCGCGATCGACGAAGCGCTCGAATGCAAGCGCACTGGCGAACCGAAAGCGATTTACTTCACATTGTCGGGGCATGGCCACTTCGACATGGCCGCCTACGATCGCTACTTCAGCGGACAGCTAACGGACTACGCCTACCCCGGAGAGGAAATCGAAAAGGCACTC
Coding sequences within:
- a CDS encoding TrpB-like pyridoxal phosphate-dependent enzyme; its protein translation is MPQVKILLDESEIPRHWYNIVADMPNPPAPPLGPDGQPISPESLAAIFPAAIIEQEVARERWIPIPEAVREIYRQWRPTPMFRALRLEAALGTPARIYYKYEGVSPAGSHKPNTAAAQAYFNHRAGVRRLVTETGAGQWGSALALAGQMFGIDVRVFMVRASYEQKPFRRSMMETWGAQVFASPSSETRAGRKILDSDPDSPGSLGMAISEAVEEAASRKDSNYALGSVLNHVILHQTVIGLEARKQFEKVGDYPDVIIACCGGGSNFGGSAFPFFADKAAGKNLRLVAVEPASCPTLTRGHYAYDAGDTEGLTPLMLMYTLGRNFVPPAIHAGGLRYHGDSPLVSQLHHEGLVEAVAVAQLATFEAGVQFARTEGIIPAPEANHAIRVAIDEALECKRTGEPKAIYFTLSGHGHFDMAAYDRYFSGQLTDYAYPGEEIEKALNELPKVARG